One part of the Arabidopsis thaliana chromosome 1 sequence genome encodes these proteins:
- a CDS encoding FAD-binding Berberine family protein (FAD-binding Berberine family protein; FUNCTIONS IN: electron carrier activity, oxidoreductase activity, FAD binding, catalytic activity; LOCATED IN: endomembrane system; EXPRESSED IN: stem, hypocotyl, root, stamen; EXPRESSED DURING: 4 anthesis; CONTAINS InterPro DOMAIN/s: FAD-binding, type 2 (InterPro:IPR016166), Berberine/berberine-like (InterPro:IPR012951), FAD linked oxidase, N-terminal (InterPro:IPR006094); BEST Arabidopsis thaliana protein match is: FAD-binding Berberine family protein (TAIR:AT1G30710.1); Has 4734 Blast hits to 4686 proteins in 819 species: Archae - 47; Bacteria - 2248; Metazoa - 0; Fungi - 1602; Plants - 666; Viruses - 0; Other Eukaryotes - 171 (source: NCBI BLink).) yields MKYALILVLFFVVFIWQSSSSSANSETFTQCLTSNSDPKHPISPAIFFSGNGSYSSVLQANIRNLRFNTTSTPKPFLIIAATHESHVQAAITCGKRHNLQMKIRSGGHDYDGLSYVTYSGKPFFVLDMFNLRSVDVDVASKTAWVQTGAILGEVYYYIWEKSKTLAYPAGICPTVGVGGHISGGGYGNMMRKYGLTVDNTIDARMVDVNGKILDRKLMGEDLYWAINGGGGGSYGVVLAYKINLVEVPENVTVFRISRTLEQNATDIIHRWQQVAPKLPDELFIRTVIDVVNGTVSSQKTVRTTFIAMFLGDTTTLLSILNRRFPELGLVRSDCTETSWIQSVLFWTNIQVGSSETLLLQRNQPVNYLKRKSDYVREPISRTGLESIWKKMIELEIPTMAFNPYGGEMGRISSTVTPFPYRAGNLWKIQYGANWRDETLTDRYMELTRKLYQFMTPFVSKNPRQSFFNYRDVDLGINSHNGKISSYVEGKRYGKKYFAGNFERLVKIKTRVDSGNFFRNEQSIPVLP; encoded by the exons ATGAAATATGCATTGattcttgttctcttttttgttgtcttcatATGGCAATCAAGCTCATCATCAGCAAACTCGGAGACTTTCACACAATGCCTAACCTCAAACTCCGACCCCAAACATCCCATCTCCCCcgctatcttcttctccggaaATGGCTCCTACTCCTCCGTATTACAAGCCAACATCCGTAACCTCCGCTTCAACACCACCTCAACTCCGAAACCCTTCCTCATAATCGCCGCAACACATGAATCCCATGTGCAAGCCGCGATTACTTGCGGGAAACGCCACAACCTTCAGATGAAAATCAGAAGTGGAGGCCACGACTACGATGGCTTGTCATACGTTACATACTCTGGCAAACCGTTCTTCGTCCTCGACATGTTTAACCTCCGTTCGGTGGATGTCGACGTGGCAAGTAAGACCGCGTGGGTCCAAACCGGTGCCATACTCGGAGAAGTTTATTACTATATATGGGAGAAGAGCAAAACCCTAGCTTATCCCGCCGGAATTTGTCCCACGGTTGGTGTCGGTGGCCATATCAGTGGTGGAGGTTACGGTAACATGATGAGAAAATACGGTCTCACCGTAGATAATACCATCGATGCAAGAATGGTCGACGTAAATG GAAAAATTTTGGATAGAAAATTGATGGGAGAAGATCTCTACTGGGCAATaaacggaggaggaggagggagCTACGGCGTCGTATTGGCCTACAAAATAAACCTTGTTGAAGTCCCAGAAAACGTCACCGTTTTCAGAATCTCCCGGACGTTAGAACAAAATGCGACGGATATCATTCACCGGTGGCAACAAGTTGCACCGAAGCTTCCCGACGAGCTTTTCATAAGAACAGTCATTGACGTAGTAAACGGCACTGTTTCATCTCAAAAGACCGTCAGGACAACATTCATAGCAATGTTTCTAGGAGACACGACAACTCTACTGTCGATATTAAACCGGAGATTCCCAGAATTGGGTTTGGTCCGGTCTGACTGTACCGAAACAAGCTGGATCCAATCTGTGCTATTCTGGACAAATATCCAAGTTGGTTCGTCGGAGACACTTCTACTCCAAAGGAATCAACCCGTGAACTACCTCAAGAGGAAATCAGATTACGTACGTGAACCGATTTCAAGAACCGGTTTAGAGtcaatttggaagaaaatgatCGAGCTTGAAATTCCGACAATGGCTTTCAATCCATACGGTGGTGAGATGGGGAGGATATCATCTACGGTGACTCCGTTCCCATACAGAGCCGGTAATCTCTGGAAGATTCAGTACGGTGCGAATTGGAGAGATGAGACTTTAACCGACCGGTACATGGAATTGACGAGGAAGTTGTACCAATTCATGACACCATTTGTTTCCAAGAATCCGAGACAATCGTTTTTCAATTACCGTGATGTTGATTTGGGTATTAATTCTCATAATGGTAAAATCAGTAGTTATGTGGAAGGTAAACGTTACGGGAAGAAGTATTTCGCAGGTAATTTCGAGAGATTGGTGAAGATTAAGACGAGAGTTGATAGTGGTAATTTCTTTAGGAACGAACAGAGTATTCCTGTGTTACCATAA
- a CDS encoding Sec14p-like phosphatidylinositol transfer family protein (Sec14p-like phosphatidylinositol transfer family protein; FUNCTIONS IN: transporter activity; INVOLVED IN: transport; LOCATED IN: cytosol, nucleus, plasma membrane; EXPRESSED IN: 23 plant structures; EXPRESSED DURING: 14 growth stages; CONTAINS InterPro DOMAIN/s: Cellular retinaldehyde-binding/triple function, C-terminal (InterPro:IPR001251), Cellular retinaldehyde-binding/triple function, N-terminal (InterPro:IPR008273), GOLD (InterPro:IPR009038), Cellular retinaldehyde binding/alpha-tocopherol transport (InterPro:IPR001071), Phosphatidylinositol transfer protein-like, N-terminal (InterPro:IPR011074); BEST Arabidopsis thaliana protein match is: SEC14 cytosolic factor family protein / phosphoglyceride transfer family protein (TAIR:AT4G09160.1); Has 35333 Blast hits to 34131 proteins in 2444 species: Archae - 798; Bacteria - 22429; Metazoa - 974; Fungi - 991; Plants - 531; Viruses - 0; Other Eukaryotes - 9610 (source: NCBI BLink).), giving the protein MTAEVKVEEKQVESEVVIAPAVVPEETTVKAVVEETKVEEDESKPEGVEKSASFKEESDFFADLKESEKKALSDLKSKLEEAIVDNTLLKTKKKESSPMKEKKEEVVKPEAEVEKKKEEAAEEKVEEEKKSEAVVTEEAPKAETVEAVVTEEIIPKEEVTTVVEKVEEETKEEEKKTEDVVTEEVKAETIEVEDEDESVDKDIELWGVPLLPSKGAESTDVILLKFLRARDFKVNEAFEMLKKTLKWRKQNKIDSILGEEFGEDLATAAYMNGVDRESHPVCYNVHSEELYQTIGSEKNREKFLRWRFQLMEKGIQKLNLKPGGVTSLLQIHDLKNAPGVSRTEIWVGIKKVIETLQDNYPEFVSRNIFINVPFWFYAMRAVLSPFLTQRTKSKFVVARPAKVRETLLKYIPADELPVQYGGFKTVDDTEFSNETVSEVVVKPGSSETIEIPAPETEGTLVWDIAVLGWEVNYKEEFVPTEEGAYTVIVQKVKKMGANEGPIRNSFKNSQAGKIVLTVDNVSGKKKKVLYRYRTKTESSS; this is encoded by the exons ATGACTGCTGAAGTTAAGGTTGAGGAGAAACAGGTGGAGTCAGAGGTTGTTATTGCTCCTGCTGTTGTTCCTGAGGAGACTACTGTTAAGGCTGTTGTGGAAGAGACtaaggttgaagaagatgagagcaAGCCTGAGGGTGTGGAGAAGAGTGCTTCCTTCAAAGAAGAGAGTGATTTCTTTGCTGATTTGAAAGAATCTGAGAAAAAGGCACTGAGTGATCTCAAGTCTAAGCTTGAGGAAGCTATTGTTGACAACACTCTCttaaagacgaagaagaaggagagctCTCctatgaaggagaagaaggaagaggtTGTGAAACCTGAAGCTGaggttgagaagaagaaggaagaagcagCAGAGGAgaaggttgaagaagagaagaaatctgAGGCTGTTGTTACCGAAGAAGCACCGAAAGCTGAGACTGTTGAGGCTGTTGTTACAGAGGAGATAATCCCCAAGGAAGAAGTGACTACTGTTGTTGAgaaggtagaagaagaaaccaaggaagaagagaagaaaaccgAGGATGTTGTTACTGAAGAAGTGAAAGCTGAGACTATTGAGGTGGAGGATGAAGATGAGTCGGTGGATAAGGATATCGAGCTTTGGGGAGTGCCATTGCTTCCAAGCAAAGGAGCTGAAAGCACGGATGTTATCCTCTTGAAGTTCTTGAGAGCAAGAGACTTTAAAGTCAACGAAGCCTTTGAGATGCTGAAGAAAACCCTCAAATGgagaaagcaaaacaagattGATTCGATCCTTGGAGAGGAGTTTGGGGAGGATCTTGCCACTGCAGCTTACATGAACGGTGTGGACCGCGAGTCCCACCCAGTTTGTTACAATGTCCACAGCGAGGAGCTTTACCAGACGATTGGGTCggagaagaacagagagaagtTCTTGAGATGGAGGTTTCAGCTGATGGAGAAGGGAATCCAGAAGCTTAATCTTAAACCAGGAGGTGTTACTTCTCTTCTCCAGATCCACGATCTCAAAAACGCTCCTGGAGTGTCAAGAACAGAGATTTGGGTCGGAATCAAGAAAGTAATCGAGACTTTGCAGGACAACTATCCGGAATTCGTGTCCAGAAAC ATATTCATCAACGTTCCATTCTGGTTCTACGCCATGAGAGCTGTCCTCTCGCCATTCTTAACTCAACGAACCAAGAGCAAGTTTGTTGTGGCTCGTCCCGCTAAGGTCAGAGAGACTCTTCTCAAGTACATTCCAGCTGATGAGCTCCCAGTTCAGTACGGTGGGTTCAAAACAGTAGACGATACCGAATTCTCCAACGAAACTGTCTCTGAAGTTGTTGTTAAGCCTGGATCATCTGAAACCATCGAAATCCCAGCTCCTGAG ACTGAAGGTACATTGGTATGGGACATAGCGGTTTTGGGATGGGAAGTGAATTACAAGGAAGAGTTTGTGCCAACAGAAGAAGGAGCTTACACGGTAATAGTCcaaaaggtgaagaagatgggAGCAAATGAAGGACCAATCAGGAACAGTTTCAAGAACAGTCAGGCTGGTAAGATTGTTCTTACCGTTGACAATGTCTCtggcaagaagaagaaagttctGTACAGGTACAGAACCAAGACTGAATCCTCTTCCTGA